A window of Staphylococcus lloydii genomic DNA:
AGCAATAAAATATGGGCAACCAAAGTTACAATACTCTAGCAAATAATCTTGAATTGTAGAGAAACGTTTGCTTAACTCAGCTTTTTTGTTGGTATCTTTATAAAAACCTTTTAGGCGAAGCTGATCATAACCATAATCACCTACAACATAGTCGTATTTGTCTAAAATATCAGAATAGCGTCCAACAAATTTTTCTTCATCAAAACATTCTCTGTATTCTTCTATTAGTTCAAAAAACTGATCATTTACTTTTATCATTAGATTTCACCTTGATTTTATATTAGATCAAATATGTTCCGATATAAGTTAAATATCGATGACACATATCTTCTCAGGTTTTACAGTAACTAATTATTTTAATTGTTACTATAAAGACTTAGTCCACCATATGTAAAAATACATACGTGTAAACTAAGTCTAAAATTAATTCATATTAAATTATTGTTCTGCGTTGAGTTGGGCTTCACCAAGACGTTGTTTTTCTTTAGCCGCTTCGTTTACTTGTTCATCTGCGTGATATGAACTTCTTACAAGTGGACCAGCTTGACAGTGTTTAAAGCCTTTATCCATAGCAATTTTACGTAATTTACCAAACTCTAATGGTGTATAGTATTTTTCAACTTTCAAGTGTTTACGTGATGGTTGTAAATATTGTCCAATTGTTAAAATATCTACGTCATTCGCACGTAAATCATCCATAGTTTCATAAATTTCTTCGTAAGTTTCACCTAAACCTACCATAAAGCTAGATTTTGTAGGTATTTCTGGTTGTAATTCTTTTGAGCGTCGTAAAAATTCTAAAGTTCTATCATAAGTAGCACGTGCACGAACTCTCGGCGTTAAGCGACGTACCGTTTCTATATTATGGTTTAAAATATCTGGTTTAGAAGCCATTAATGTTTCTAAAGCTTCGTAATCTCCACCCATATCTGATGGCAATATTTCAATAGTTGTATATGGGTTACGCGCACGTACTTTACGTACTGTTTCAGCATAAACGTTTGAACCCGCATCTCTTAGGTCATCTCTTGCTACCGCTGTGATAACTACGTGTTTTAAGTTCATCAATTCTACTGATTCAGCAACTCTTTCTGGTTCGCCTAAATCTAATTCGTTTGGTAATCCTGTTTTAACAGCACAGAATCTACAAGCACGGGTACAAACCGCACCTAAAATCATAAATGTTGCAGTTCGACGTTCACCCCAACACTCATGTATATTTGGACACTTTGCTTCTTCACAAACTGTATGTAAGTTCTTTTCACGCATCATTTTCTTGAGGCCAGTGTAATTTTCATTCGTGTTAAGCTTTATTTTTAACCAATCTGGTTTACGTAATATTTCTTCATTTTTAGTAGCCATAACAACGCTTACCCTCCTGTATAAATATCTCTAACTATTATAACTAACTTCACACCAAATTAAAACGTAAATTAGGCATAAATTAATATTGTAACAATTTCTTCTTAAATATATCTCTTAAAAAGTCCGGCATTAAGTACTCTATTTGTTGGTCTTTTAACATTGGAAAATATCTTCCAAAAGTATACATATCAACTGTTCCTAACGTATAAATATGGTCATCAATAATTTCTTCACCATCGATAAAGTAACGATTTTCTGACTCAATAAAACCAATATTATATAAGATATATCCACCAAAGATATTTCCTCTAAAACCTAAACCTTGTGCTTGAGAATTAATATATTCTTGCTTTTGACTTTTAATCACAACTTCTTTTAACATTTCACCTGATAATCTAATTCTAACTGCATTAATTGGATGTGGTAACATTTGATGTATATCATATTCAGTAACAATTTTATCGTCTATCTCTTTCACTATTAACCCTGCATTAATTATCGTACAATCAGCACCTGTAAAATATTGTAAGCTTTCTGCTAGCAAATATGCCGTTTTACTAATGAAGTTTGTTTCTCGAGGTAGCGATATCGGTCTATCTGTAACTGCCTCATCCATTAATGCTTGCCCTTCTTCAGCGAAATTTGTTTCTGTTTCAGGTAAAGTCTCTAGGGGGTGAATCGTAGCTTTTTTGGACGTCACTTTGCTGTTTTCAATGTCTAAAGTTACTTCACCTAAGTAGTGACCATATTTTCCTGCCGCTGCCATTAAAACGCCATTATTGACTTCGCCATTTTCAAAATAATGATGCGTATGGCTCCCTAAAATTACGTCTATCTCGGGAATCTCTTGGCATAATTTTTCATCAAAAAAGACGCCGACATGACTCATTATGATTAACACATCATATTGACCCTCATTCGCATGAATTTCATCTTTAATGGCCTCTAATGGATTTGTAACCACCCAATCTAACGCTCTATAAAACGGTGTAAAAGGCGCAGTAGCAGCTACAAATAATATACGTACGCCATCAATAGTTTTAATATAAGATGACGAAATGTTATGTGGTAAATGCCCTTCTTTATCAAAAACATTCGCACACGTCACTGCAAAATTTGCGTCATTATATAAATTATTGAGTGACTCGTGTGATATCGTCATGCCTTCATTGTTACCTATCGTTGCAATATCACAATGCGCTTCATTTAATAAAGCTACGTTCCTAATCCCCATTGTTGCTTGAGTCACTGGTGCCGATAAATCTACATGGTCTCCAATATCTAAGTATAGAGAGGGGTGTGTTAATTGTGATCTTACATCAGCTAAATAGGCTGAAATTCTTGAATATTCGTGTAGATGACTATGTATATCATTAGTATGATAAATAGTTAATTGCATCTATATCCTCTCCTGATAACTTACAAAGTTAGAAATTTAAACTTCAGATAATGCTCTATATTCTTCCATTAAAATAAGCGCAATTGTTGCGGTGCCAAACCATCATAATCTATACCTAATATTTTCTGGTAAGTTTTAGCGTTGTTAGCCGCATGCCCTCCAGAATTATTGTTAAATACGACATAAACGTCGCTAGCTTTCTGATCCAACACTTTTACTTTATTTGCTAAATGTGTTAACTCTTCCTTGCTATAATCATATAAATAACGTACATCGCGCCATTTTTCATCTGTCATATCTTGTTTGGTCCAACCATGCGTATTACGTCCATGGTATCTCACAAATGCAACGCTATTAGTAATTCTGTTTACTAAAGGTATAGAACCTTGGCCTACTTGAGGTTCATCACATACAGAATGGATAATATTTTGCTCTGTTAAAAATGATAATGTCTGCTCTTTAAAATCATCAGAAAACCATGACTGATGTCGAAATTCAACACAAATAGGAAATGCTTTTAGTTGTGCTCTAATGTACCTAATGTATGTAATATTCTGTGCAGTACAATCAAACCATGGCGGAAATTGAACTAATACCATCGCGAGTTTGTTTTCTTGCTTTAATGGTTCTAGCATGAGTTTAAACTGATCTATTAATTCTTGTCTTGATTCTGCGTATTCTTTATAATCTGCATGTAAAGTTAATGCTTGATGTATTTTTACTATGAATTTAAATTTTTCGGGTGTTTCTTTCATCCATTTTAATATATTTCGTTCTGGTTGAATTGCATAATAAGATGCATCAAGTTCTACTATAGGAAAATGGCTTGCATATGTTTTTAACTTATCTGATTTTCGTTGTAGATCTTCATATAAAGTATCATGATCACCCCAACCTGTGAGTCCAATATTTATCATTCATATCACCGACTACATAATACCATACATATAATAATTCATTCACTTGTTTAAGCTTAATTAAACGCTTTTCTCATATAAAAAGCACCACTACACTCATCAATAGTTTTTACATAAAAACTATCTTTCAATGTAATGATGCTTAACTCATTAATATTCTAATACTTTTCTTGATTGATTAAGGATATGTTGTATTAAGTCATCGACACTAACTGCTTGAGCAAGTCTTGGACTTTGCCCACTCCATAAATGCGTCATGTCGGCATCGCCTTGTTGCACGGCTGCCTTGCGAATAGCATTTGTTAGTTGATTTTGTATAGGATAACTTGGAATATCATCATCGTATTTATTCATTTCATGGATAAACTCATTATCTATGCCTCGAGCTGGTTTACCACTAAACACGGGTGTAACTACTGTATCCGTCTCTTTACTATTCAATATAGCATTGCGTAAAACGTTATTGGCGCCACTTTCCAACGTAGTTAAAAATGCTGTACCCATCTGTACCGCTTGGGCCCCTAATGCCATACTGGCTATTAATCCTCTACCGTCCATAATTCCACCCGCAGCGACAACTGGAATAGAAACATTATCAACAATTTGTGGTATTAATGACATTGTACCTACGAGTGCGCCATTATTACTTGTATCAATAAATGAACCACGATGACCACCCGCTTCACTGCCTTGCGCAACGACTATATCAATGCCTGCATCTTCGTTAGCTTTCGCTTCGTCAACGGATGTCGCAGTGCCTAATAAAGTCACATGGTGTGCTTTCAATTTGGCAATTGTTTCCTGATTAGGAATACCAAAAGTAAACGCAACAATAGGTACTTGCTTATGAATAATTATATCTATAGCCCGTTCAAATTGTTGTTGTTCAGTTATATTCACTACTGGTTCTTCTAAATTAAATGCCTTGCGGTAAGGTTTGAGCCAAGTTTGCATATGTTCGACAAGTCCATTGTCTATTTCGTTATTACTTGGAACAAATAAATTCACCGCAAATGGTTTAGTAGTTAAGCCCTTCACTTCATCAATTTCATTTTCCAGTTTTTCACCATCGAAGTATCCGGCACCTATCATGCCTAAACCACCAGCATTACATACCGCAGCAACTAATTCTGGCGTTGTACTTCCAGCCATACCTGCTTGAATTATCGGATAATCTATATTTAAGCGTTTTGTAAGCTGTGTTGACAATTGCATCTTTAACACCTCTCGATTAATGGTTAATTATTTTTTCTTCAAGTTTGAAGATAATTTTTCTTCCTCTTCTTCATCCATTTCATCTTCAATTTCCATACCAAGCATTTCTTCAATTAAATCCTCATGAGAAACAATACCATCCGTACCACCATATTCATCTAACACAATCGCTAAGTGCTTACGCGTTACGGTCATTTTTCTTAATACCCACTCAGCTTTATTGTGCTCATTCACAAATAATGGCACTGAAGTATAATCAACAATTGATTTATCTTGTTCATGATTCCATGCTAACAAATACTTAGAGTGAAAGACCCCAACAATGTTATCAATGTCACCTTCATAAACTGGATATCTAGTATATGGATTTGATTTTACCGTTTCATATACCTCTTCGTAGCTAGTATCATCCGAAAATGCCGTTACATTAATTCTTGGTGTCGTATTCACATCGTTAATTTTTAATTTATCAAAATCCATAACGCCTTGAATACGTTTACTTTCCATCTCATTAAATGCGCCTTCACTACCAGCGATTGTTACAAGTTGTCGTATTTCTTCTTTAGAATATTTTTGTTCACTTTCCTGATTTTTTGTTAATGCGTGATGAATACTATCCGTTAGTCCGTTTAGAATCATAGTTATGGGTTTAAAGATCATTGTAATCAATTTTAGTGGCCCATAAATAAAACGACCGACTCCATTCGGAATTGATGCTGCAATAGATTTCGGAATGACTTCACCTATTAATATAACTGCTATAATTGACAGTATAATTGTGCCAATAATATTCAAACTATGATTAATTGCGACAATAGTCATTAACGTTAAAATCAATAAATTCACTATTGTGTTGCACACTAAAATTGTCGTTATAAAATCACTTGGTTTATGTAAAAAATCTAATAGCTTTTGTGCTTTTTTATTTCCTTGTTGTGCTTCTTCGCTTAATTTAATTTTATTTATAGCAGTCAATGCTGTTTCACTACTTGAAAAGAAAAACGAGGCTAACAATAAAATGATTATCGATATAACCAAAAAGCATATCCCCTTCGTTATGTTTTATTTGCTGTTTTAATACTTATTCCCTAACACATTTACTAAAAACAACTTTGTTAATGAAATAACTTAATTCTGACTCTCATTTTTATTCATCAGAATGTATGTATTCAATATAGTTTAACACGATACCTACGCTTAATGTTAAACATAAAG
This region includes:
- a CDS encoding DUF72 domain-containing protein, whose product is MINIGLTGWGDHDTLYEDLQRKSDKLKTYASHFPIVELDASYYAIQPERNILKWMKETPEKFKFIVKIHQALTLHADYKEYAESRQELIDQFKLMLEPLKQENKLAMVLVQFPPWFDCTAQNITYIRYIRAQLKAFPICVEFRHQSWFSDDFKEQTLSFLTEQNIIHSVCDEPQVGQGSIPLVNRITNSVAFVRYHGRNTHGWTKQDMTDEKWRDVRYLYDYSKEELTHLANKVKVLDQKASDVYVVFNNNSGGHAANNAKTYQKILGIDYDGLAPQQLRLF
- a CDS encoding YutD family protein, producing MIKVNDQFFELIEEYRECFDEEKFVGRYSDILDKYDYVVGDYGYDQLRLKGFYKDTNKKAELSKRFSTIQDYLLEYCNFGCPYFIAQNVTAEVTKNNTSAQTSAEETPEDKLKDVKIQPTIQNTEE
- a CDS encoding hemolysin family protein, whose product is MVISIIILLLASFFFSSSETALTAINKIKLSEEAQQGNKKAQKLLDFLHKPSDFITTILVCNTIVNLLILTLMTIVAINHSLNIIGTIILSIIAVILIGEVIPKSIAASIPNGVGRFIYGPLKLITMIFKPITMILNGLTDSIHHALTKNQESEQKYSKEEIRQLVTIAGSEGAFNEMESKRIQGVMDFDKLKINDVNTTPRINVTAFSDDTSYEEVYETVKSNPYTRYPVYEGDIDNIVGVFHSKYLLAWNHEQDKSIVDYTSVPLFVNEHNKAEWVLRKMTVTRKHLAIVLDEYGGTDGIVSHEDLIEEMLGMEIEDEMDEEEEEKLSSNLKKK
- a CDS encoding NAD(P)H-dependent flavin oxidoreductase codes for the protein MQLSTQLTKRLNIDYPIIQAGMAGSTTPELVAAVCNAGGLGMIGAGYFDGEKLENEIDEVKGLTTKPFAVNLFVPSNNEIDNGLVEHMQTWLKPYRKAFNLEEPVVNITEQQQFERAIDIIIHKQVPIVAFTFGIPNQETIAKLKAHHVTLLGTATSVDEAKANEDAGIDIVVAQGSEAGGHRGSFIDTSNNGALVGTMSLIPQIVDNVSIPVVAAGGIMDGRGLIASMALGAQAVQMGTAFLTTLESGANNVLRNAILNSKETDTVVTPVFSGKPARGIDNEFIHEMNKYDDDIPSYPIQNQLTNAIRKAAVQQGDADMTHLWSGQSPRLAQAVSVDDLIQHILNQSRKVLEY
- the lipA gene encoding lipoyl synthase, which translates into the protein MATKNEEILRKPDWLKIKLNTNENYTGLKKMMREKNLHTVCEEAKCPNIHECWGERRTATFMILGAVCTRACRFCAVKTGLPNELDLGEPERVAESVELMNLKHVVITAVARDDLRDAGSNVYAETVRKVRARNPYTTIEILPSDMGGDYEALETLMASKPDILNHNIETVRRLTPRVRARATYDRTLEFLRRSKELQPEIPTKSSFMVGLGETYEEIYETMDDLRANDVDILTIGQYLQPSRKHLKVEKYYTPLEFGKLRKIAMDKGFKHCQAGPLVRSSYHADEQVNEAAKEKQRLGEAQLNAEQ
- a CDS encoding bifunctional metallophosphatase/5'-nucleotidase, with the translated sequence MQLTIYHTNDIHSHLHEYSRISAYLADVRSQLTHPSLYLDIGDHVDLSAPVTQATMGIRNVALLNEAHCDIATIGNNEGMTISHESLNNLYNDANFAVTCANVFDKEGHLPHNISSSYIKTIDGVRILFVAATAPFTPFYRALDWVVTNPLEAIKDEIHANEGQYDVLIIMSHVGVFFDEKLCQEIPEIDVILGSHTHHYFENGEVNNGVLMAAAGKYGHYLGEVTLDIENSKVTSKKATIHPLETLPETETNFAEEGQALMDEAVTDRPISLPRETNFISKTAYLLAESLQYFTGADCTIINAGLIVKEIDDKIVTEYDIHQMLPHPINAVRIRLSGEMLKEVVIKSQKQEYINSQAQGLGFRGNIFGGYILYNIGFIESENRYFIDGEEIIDDHIYTLGTVDMYTFGRYFPMLKDQQIEYLMPDFLRDIFKKKLLQY